A window of the Gemmatirosa kalamazoonensis genome harbors these coding sequences:
- a CDS encoding trans-sulfuration enzyme family protein, producing the protein MPHIETLAVHAGAPASRDAGAVTAPIHLTTTFEREPDGSYPAGHVYARTTNPNRAELERCLAALDGGADAAAFASGQAATTAVFQALGPDAHVVAAADTYFGTGLVLREIFARWGLSVAFVDATDLDAVSAALGRAPERARRLVWIETPSNPLLRITDIAAVVERARRAGALVACDNTWATPVLSRPLAFGADLVMHSTTKYLGGHSDLTGGVIVTRTLAGDAGALFAAVRAVQQRAGAVPSPFDCWLLLRGVRTVALRVRAQSANALAVARFLADHPAVEAVHYPGLPTHPGHAIAERQMCADGEPRFGGMLSVQIRGGRDAAMRLAARCRVFTRATSLGGVESLIEHRASNEHPETTTPQNLLRVSIGIEHADDLVADLAQALEM; encoded by the coding sequence ATGCCCCACATCGAGACCCTCGCCGTCCACGCCGGTGCCCCCGCGTCGCGCGACGCGGGCGCCGTCACCGCCCCGATCCACCTCACGACCACGTTCGAGCGGGAGCCCGACGGGAGCTACCCCGCCGGCCACGTCTACGCCCGCACGACGAACCCGAACCGCGCGGAGCTGGAGCGGTGCCTCGCGGCGCTCGACGGCGGCGCCGACGCCGCGGCGTTCGCCTCCGGCCAGGCGGCGACGACGGCGGTGTTCCAGGCGCTGGGCCCCGACGCTCACGTCGTCGCGGCGGCGGACACGTACTTCGGCACGGGGCTCGTGCTGCGCGAGATCTTCGCGCGGTGGGGCCTGTCGGTGGCGTTCGTCGACGCGACCGACCTCGACGCGGTGAGCGCCGCGCTCGGGCGCGCGCCGGAACGCGCCCGCCGGCTCGTGTGGATCGAGACGCCGTCGAACCCGCTGCTCCGCATCACCGACATCGCGGCGGTCGTCGAGCGCGCGCGGCGCGCCGGCGCGCTCGTGGCGTGCGACAACACGTGGGCGACGCCGGTGCTCTCGCGTCCGCTCGCGTTCGGCGCCGACCTCGTGATGCACTCGACGACGAAGTACCTCGGTGGCCACTCCGACCTCACGGGCGGCGTGATCGTGACGCGCACGCTCGCCGGCGACGCCGGCGCGCTGTTCGCCGCCGTGCGTGCCGTGCAGCAGCGCGCCGGCGCGGTGCCGTCGCCGTTCGACTGCTGGCTGCTGCTGCGCGGCGTGCGCACGGTCGCGCTCCGCGTCCGCGCGCAGTCGGCGAACGCGCTCGCGGTCGCGCGCTTCCTCGCGGACCACCCGGCGGTGGAGGCGGTGCACTATCCGGGTCTCCCGACGCACCCGGGCCACGCGATCGCCGAGCGCCAGATGTGCGCCGACGGCGAGCCGCGCTTCGGCGGCATGCTCTCGGTGCAGATCCGAGGCGGCCGCGACGCGGCGATGCGCCTCGCCGCACGCTGCCGCGTCTTCACGCGCGCCACGAGCCTCGGCGGCGTCGAGAGCCTCATCGAGCACCGCGCGTCGAACGAGCACCCGGAGACGACGACGCCGCAGAACCTGCTGCGGGTCTCGATCGGGATCGAGCACGCGGACGATCTCGTCGCGGATCTCGCGCAGGCGCTGGAGATGTGA
- a CDS encoding alanyl-tRNA editing protein has translation MTTRIYYTDAECVAFSARVVDLAEDGRRVYLDRTAFYPTSGGQPHDVGTLGDVPVVDVVDEDERVAHVLAAPLALDVGATVDGAVDAARRVDHMQQHTGQHLLSAVFADLLGAETASVHFGPALSTIELAGGTVDRDGLVAVEARANALVAADVPVAVTFEDAAAATGLRKPTGRTGEIRVVSIDGVDRSACGGTHVRSTARIGAVLLRRVERIRQNARVEFVCGLRAARRARADYDALADVAAAFSTSVDQAPATARAQAEALRDALGSVERLTKDLAALRAESLVAAAVPDARGARWIVQRVPGKVDELRALALAVAERPGGVFVALGAEPPAVLVAAAADSGVDAGAVLKEALAQVGGKGGGSLRLAQGKVPNVADLDRVAAQVRG, from the coding sequence ATGACGACTCGCATCTATTACACCGACGCCGAGTGCGTCGCGTTCTCGGCTCGCGTCGTGGACCTCGCGGAGGACGGGCGGCGCGTCTACCTCGACCGCACGGCCTTCTATCCGACCTCCGGCGGCCAGCCGCACGACGTCGGCACGCTCGGCGACGTGCCGGTCGTCGACGTGGTGGACGAGGACGAGCGCGTGGCGCACGTGCTCGCGGCGCCGCTCGCCCTCGACGTCGGCGCGACGGTCGACGGCGCGGTGGACGCCGCGCGACGCGTCGATCACATGCAGCAGCACACGGGGCAGCACCTGCTGAGCGCCGTGTTCGCGGATCTGTTAGGCGCCGAGACCGCGAGCGTGCACTTCGGGCCCGCACTGTCGACGATCGAGCTCGCCGGCGGCACGGTGGATCGCGACGGGCTGGTCGCCGTGGAGGCGCGCGCGAACGCGCTCGTCGCCGCCGACGTGCCCGTGGCGGTGACGTTCGAGGATGCGGCCGCGGCGACCGGGCTGCGCAAGCCGACCGGGCGCACCGGGGAGATCCGCGTCGTGTCGATCGACGGCGTGGACCGGAGCGCGTGCGGCGGCACCCACGTGCGCTCGACGGCACGCATCGGCGCGGTGCTGCTGCGACGCGTGGAGCGCATCCGACAGAACGCGCGGGTGGAGTTCGTGTGTGGCCTGCGCGCCGCGCGCCGCGCGCGCGCCGACTACGACGCGCTCGCCGACGTCGCGGCCGCGTTCTCCACCAGCGTGGACCAGGCACCGGCGACGGCGCGCGCGCAGGCCGAGGCGCTGCGCGATGCGCTGGGCAGCGTCGAGCGGCTCACGAAGGATCTCGCCGCGCTGCGCGCCGAGTCGCTCGTCGCCGCGGCGGTGCCCGACGCGCGCGGCGCACGGTGGATCGTGCAGCGCGTGCCGGGGAAGGTGGACGAGCTACGGGCGCTCGCGCTCGCGGTGGCGGAGCGGCCGGGCGGGGTGTTCGTCGCGTTAGGCGCGGAGCCGCCGGCGGTGCTCGTGGCCGCGGCGGCGGACAGTGGGGTGGACGCGGGCGCGGTGCTGAAGGAGGCGCTCGCGCAAGTGGGCGGGAAGGGCGGCGGGTCGCTGCGGCTCGCGCAGGGCAAGGTGCCTAACGTGGCGGACCTGGACCGCGTCGCGGCGCAGGTCCGGGGCTGA
- a CDS encoding SWIM zinc finger family protein encodes MAQVFSSIPSTVGVLIDFDALGGIDLDRLERSLDLRAERVGQGRYRVFGGSSEHWVDLHDGTHPRCDCGDHLWREQICKHILAALLREGDERVVRALAALAGKWRALAPSATRKQAA; translated from the coding sequence GTGGCACAGGTGTTCTCGAGCATCCCATCCACGGTGGGAGTGCTCATCGACTTCGATGCCCTCGGCGGCATCGATCTGGATCGACTCGAGCGGAGCCTCGACCTGCGGGCCGAGCGGGTGGGCCAGGGGCGCTATCGCGTGTTCGGCGGCTCCTCCGAGCACTGGGTCGACCTGCACGACGGTACCCACCCCCGCTGCGACTGCGGCGACCATCTGTGGCGCGAGCAGATCTGCAAGCACATCCTCGCAGCACTGCTCCGCGAGGGCGACGAGCGTGTGGTGCGGGCGCTCGCGGCACTCGCCGGGAAGTGGCGGGCGCTCGCGCCGAGCGCCACGCGGAAGCAGGCCGCATGA
- a CDS encoding glutamine synthetase III, which produces MATAPAAPRKAALHDMTVKAPALARLNGDAKGGTQTSQYFGQNTFGARQMRDKLPKKVFQKLQATIRLGKKLDSEIAAPIAEAIKEWAVSKGVTHYTHWFQPQTGLTAEKHDAFLSFDDEGTPIEAFSAAQLIQSEPDASSFPSGGLRATWEARGYTAWNPASPVFVVEGPGTRTLCIPSVFIGYNGEALDEMTPLLRSSDVLSEKAIALLELLGDSGVQRVITTLGPEQEYFLIDRTQFALRPDLVMAGRTLVGAAPPRGQQLEDHYFGNIPERIAACIAEVEHELYKLGVPIVTRHNEVAPSQFEMAPRFEETDLAVDHNQLVMSTLRRVALRHGLQALLHEKPFAGINGSGKHCNWSMSLAADSADLDGLNLLKPGKTPHQNVRFLIFLAAVLQAVHKHAGLLRAGIGTSGNEHRLGANEAPPAIISVFMGQTLSQMIDDISAGRSREKHASQQLIDLGVAKLPDIEKDNTDRNRTSPFAFTGNKFEFRAVGSSQSIAFPVMLLNVAVAEAIEDLTNKLRKQLETTKEIDDAVLEVVRPSFKASASVLFEGNNYSDEWVQEAERRGLLNLRRTPEALAQLTTESTRKLFASTGVLSEAELESRYHVRVERYVKDMLIELHTLQQIVDTLVLPAAYSYANELATGAAHAKSAGVGTIPQVAAADRVGKLIVALEEARGALGEVVTRAEHSHESPDTCAKLLTSEGADAMAAVRAASDALELGLPDDHWPLPKYREMLFPV; this is translated from the coding sequence ATGGCCACCGCGCCTGCCGCCCCCCGCAAGGCCGCCCTGCACGACATGACCGTCAAAGCTCCCGCCCTCGCGCGCCTGAACGGCGACGCCAAGGGGGGAACGCAGACGTCGCAGTACTTCGGTCAGAACACCTTCGGCGCGCGACAGATGCGCGACAAGCTGCCGAAGAAGGTCTTCCAGAAGCTCCAGGCGACGATCCGCCTCGGAAAGAAGCTCGACTCCGAGATCGCCGCGCCGATCGCCGAGGCGATCAAGGAGTGGGCGGTCTCGAAGGGGGTGACGCACTACACGCACTGGTTCCAGCCGCAGACGGGGCTCACCGCGGAGAAGCACGACGCCTTCCTGTCGTTCGACGACGAGGGGACGCCGATCGAGGCGTTCAGCGCCGCGCAGCTCATCCAGAGCGAGCCGGACGCGTCGAGCTTCCCGAGCGGCGGGCTGCGCGCGACGTGGGAGGCGCGCGGCTACACGGCGTGGAACCCGGCGAGCCCGGTGTTCGTGGTCGAGGGGCCGGGGACGCGCACGCTGTGCATCCCGTCGGTGTTCATCGGCTACAACGGCGAGGCGCTCGACGAGATGACGCCGCTGCTCCGCAGCTCCGACGTCCTCTCCGAGAAGGCGATCGCGCTGCTCGAGCTGCTCGGCGACTCGGGGGTGCAGCGCGTCATCACGACGCTCGGGCCGGAGCAGGAGTACTTCCTCATCGACCGCACGCAGTTCGCGCTGCGCCCCGACCTCGTGATGGCGGGCCGCACGCTCGTCGGCGCCGCGCCGCCGCGCGGGCAGCAGCTCGAGGACCACTACTTCGGCAACATCCCGGAGCGCATCGCGGCGTGCATCGCCGAGGTGGAGCACGAGCTGTACAAGCTCGGCGTGCCGATCGTCACGCGGCACAACGAGGTCGCGCCGAGCCAGTTCGAGATGGCGCCGCGCTTCGAGGAGACCGACCTCGCCGTCGACCACAACCAGCTCGTGATGTCGACGCTGCGCCGCGTGGCGCTCCGCCACGGGCTGCAGGCGCTGCTGCACGAGAAGCCGTTCGCCGGCATCAACGGCTCGGGCAAGCACTGCAACTGGTCGATGTCGCTCGCCGCCGACAGCGCGGACCTCGACGGGCTGAACCTGCTGAAGCCGGGGAAGACGCCGCATCAGAACGTGCGCTTCCTCATCTTCCTCGCCGCCGTGCTGCAGGCCGTGCACAAGCACGCCGGGCTGCTGCGCGCCGGCATCGGCACCTCGGGCAACGAGCACCGCCTGGGCGCGAACGAGGCGCCGCCGGCGATCATCTCTGTGTTCATGGGGCAGACGCTGTCGCAGATGATCGACGACATCAGCGCCGGCCGGTCGCGCGAGAAGCACGCGTCGCAGCAGCTCATCGACCTCGGCGTCGCGAAGCTCCCCGACATCGAGAAGGACAACACCGACCGCAACCGCACGTCGCCGTTCGCGTTCACGGGGAACAAGTTCGAGTTCCGCGCCGTGGGCTCGAGCCAGTCGATCGCGTTCCCGGTGATGCTGCTGAACGTCGCCGTGGCCGAGGCGATCGAGGACCTCACGAACAAGCTGCGGAAGCAGCTCGAGACGACGAAGGAGATCGACGACGCCGTGCTGGAGGTCGTGCGGCCGTCGTTCAAGGCGTCGGCGTCGGTGCTGTTCGAGGGGAACAACTACTCCGACGAGTGGGTGCAGGAGGCGGAGCGCCGCGGGCTGCTCAACCTGCGCCGCACCCCCGAGGCACTCGCGCAGCTCACCACGGAGTCGACGCGCAAGCTGTTCGCGAGCACCGGCGTGCTGAGCGAGGCCGAGCTCGAGAGCCGCTACCATGTGCGCGTCGAGCGGTACGTGAAGGACATGCTCATCGAGCTGCACACGCTGCAGCAGATCGTGGACACGCTGGTGCTGCCGGCGGCGTACTCGTACGCGAACGAGCTCGCGACGGGCGCCGCGCACGCGAAGTCGGCCGGCGTCGGCACGATCCCGCAGGTCGCCGCGGCGGACCGCGTCGGCAAGCTGATCGTCGCGCTCGAGGAGGCCCGCGGCGCGCTCGGCGAGGTGGTCACCCGTGCGGAGCACTCGCACGAGTCGCCGGACACCTGCGCGAAGCTGCTCACGAGCGAGGGTGCCGACGCGATGGCCGCCGTGCGCGCGGCGAGCGACGCGCTGGAGCTCGGCCTCCCCGACGACCACTGGCCGCTGCCGAAGTACCGGGAGATGCTGTTCCCGGTCTGA
- a CDS encoding beta strand repeat-containing protein — protein MNVTAAATVTATFSQVAQTFALTVATAGTGTGSVTSSPAGITCPGTCTNSYASGTAVTLTAAPAAGSAFAGWSGACTNATGTCVVTLNAAQNVTATFNAAPAASFTLALAPAAVSVQAGATATAASTVTLTRTNFTGVIVVAASGAPQGLTVTPNPISVSGTSATLDVAVAATVAPGSYPVSITGTGVGVTQQTATLTVNVTAAPAASFALALAPAAVSVQAGATAAAASTVTLTRTNFTGAVALTTSGAPQGLTVTPNPASVTGTTATLDVAAAATVAPGTYNVTVTGAGTGVTQQTATLAVTVTAAQPAGSFGLAVSPASVSVQQGASTTTTVNVTRANGFTGAVNLAVTGAPQGLTVTPNPASATGGTSTLNITAGATTAPGTYTITVTGTGTGVTQQTATFTVQVTQAPTGGTGNVTFSFTGCDPTQVPIWLAVQNGTGAWTRVTPGANNTFSFTVGTNGGVAYVTQNGTNFNTTVMYGVVSDLTTTANRCTGNTAPLGAKTLTGNVAGLGQTDFASVSVGGATKSIFGLQGTAFTLTNVPDGPRDLIATRASLDLSTGTQALSKVIIRRNTNYPNNSVIPTLDFSSSEAFDPAQGTITVNNLGTDQAFATVSFLTANGASAGFFTGLGSGNTLPYYAVPASQLQPSDIHQIAVIATPPGNTPTSFRYVFTYLRTAGAQTVTLGPSLGATSVTSLATTPYLRLRAQVPSQSNYNGLATASFQQTGHTVTVTQTAAYTGTAPANWTLDIPDLSAAGYDPTWGLRTGAQTTWTVTAVGGDFLTFAGGTPQNNAQIVAAGATGSSSAFIQFLRSKSVVWMRKP, from the coding sequence GTGAACGTCACGGCGGCGGCGACCGTCACCGCGACGTTCAGCCAGGTCGCGCAGACGTTCGCGCTGACCGTGGCGACGGCGGGCACCGGCACGGGATCGGTGACGTCGAGCCCCGCGGGCATCACCTGCCCCGGCACGTGCACGAACAGCTACGCGTCGGGCACCGCGGTGACGCTCACCGCCGCTCCCGCCGCGGGCAGCGCGTTCGCCGGGTGGAGCGGCGCGTGCACGAACGCGACGGGCACCTGCGTCGTCACGCTGAACGCGGCGCAGAACGTCACCGCGACGTTCAACGCCGCGCCGGCGGCGAGCTTCACGCTCGCGCTCGCGCCGGCCGCCGTGAGCGTCCAGGCGGGCGCCACCGCGACCGCCGCGTCGACGGTGACGCTGACGCGCACGAACTTCACCGGCGTCATCGTCGTGGCCGCGTCGGGCGCGCCGCAGGGGCTCACGGTCACGCCGAATCCCATCAGCGTCTCCGGCACCTCGGCGACGCTCGATGTCGCGGTCGCAGCGACGGTCGCGCCGGGGTCGTACCCCGTCAGCATCACCGGCACCGGCGTGGGCGTCACGCAGCAGACGGCGACGCTCACGGTGAACGTCACCGCGGCACCGGCGGCGAGCTTCGCGCTCGCGCTCGCGCCGGCCGCGGTCAGCGTGCAGGCGGGCGCCACGGCGGCCGCCGCATCGACGGTGACCCTCACGCGCACGAACTTCACGGGCGCGGTCGCGCTCACCACGTCGGGCGCGCCGCAGGGGCTCACGGTCACGCCGAACCCCGCCAGCGTCACCGGCACCACGGCCACGCTCGACGTCGCCGCGGCCGCCACCGTCGCCCCGGGTACCTACAACGTGACCGTCACCGGCGCCGGCACTGGCGTCACGCAGCAGACCGCGACGCTCGCCGTCACCGTGACCGCCGCGCAGCCCGCGGGGAGCTTCGGGCTCGCCGTGTCGCCCGCGTCGGTCAGCGTGCAGCAGGGCGCGAGCACGACGACGACGGTGAACGTCACGCGCGCGAACGGCTTCACCGGCGCGGTGAACCTGGCCGTCACCGGTGCGCCGCAGGGGCTCACCGTGACGCCGAACCCGGCGAGCGCCACCGGCGGCACGTCGACGCTCAACATCACAGCCGGCGCCACGACGGCGCCCGGCACGTACACCATCACCGTGACCGGCACGGGCACCGGCGTCACGCAGCAGACGGCGACGTTCACCGTGCAGGTGACGCAGGCGCCGACGGGCGGCACCGGCAACGTCACGTTCAGCTTCACCGGCTGCGACCCGACGCAGGTCCCCATCTGGCTCGCCGTGCAGAACGGCACCGGCGCGTGGACGCGCGTCACGCCGGGGGCGAACAACACGTTCAGCTTCACCGTCGGGACGAACGGCGGCGTCGCCTACGTGACGCAGAACGGGACGAACTTCAACACGACCGTGATGTACGGCGTGGTGAGCGATCTCACGACGACGGCGAACCGGTGCACCGGCAACACCGCGCCGCTCGGCGCGAAGACGCTCACCGGCAACGTCGCTGGCCTCGGCCAGACCGACTTCGCGAGCGTCTCGGTCGGCGGCGCGACGAAGTCGATCTTCGGGCTCCAGGGCACCGCGTTCACGCTCACGAACGTCCCCGACGGACCGCGCGACCTCATCGCGACGCGGGCGTCGCTCGATCTGTCCACCGGCACGCAGGCGCTCTCGAAGGTCATCATCCGCCGCAACACGAACTACCCGAACAACAGCGTGATTCCGACGCTCGACTTCTCGAGCAGCGAAGCGTTCGATCCGGCGCAGGGCACGATCACGGTCAACAACCTCGGCACCGACCAGGCGTTCGCGACCGTCTCGTTCCTCACCGCGAACGGCGCATCGGCCGGGTTCTTCACCGGCTTGGGGAGCGGCAACACGCTGCCGTACTACGCGGTGCCGGCGTCGCAGCTGCAGCCGAGCGACATCCACCAGATCGCGGTCATCGCCACGCCGCCGGGCAACACGCCGACGTCGTTCCGGTACGTCTTCACGTACCTGCGCACGGCCGGCGCCCAGACCGTGACGCTCGGGCCGTCGCTCGGCGCGACCTCGGTGACGAGCCTCGCGACGACGCCGTACCTGCGGCTGCGCGCGCAGGTGCCATCGCAGAGCAACTACAACGGGCTTGCCACCGCGTCGTTCCAGCAGACCGGACACACCGTGACGGTGACGCAGACCGCGGCGTACACCGGCACCGCTCCCGCGAACTGGACGCTCGACATCCCCGATCTGTCGGCCGCCGGCTACGACCCGACGTGGGGGCTGCGCACCGGCGCGCAGACGACGTGGACGGTGACGGCCGTCGGCGGCGACTTCCTCACCTTCGCCGGCGGCACGCCGCAGAACAACGCGCAGATCGTCGCCGCCGGCGCGACCGGCTCGTCGAGCGCGTTCATCCAGTTCCTGCGGTCGAAGAGCGTGGTGTGGATGCGGAAGCCGTGA
- a CDS encoding YfbK domain-containing protein: MRSILTHAAAAGALALAAVAPSHARARRADAIVTGVVRDAARGAAIGNAYVAIADRQITALTDASGRFVLHVPRAARGDVVVLTARAIGYGTATQRVRLAGDTTHVSLTLAAASVQLSAVVTGAAAGAADAQGAPNVSYAPSTRQRARVMQGAAGKRIGRGTVRGTMGGTLRDTARPEPLGERAPVDREGYDRIEDNPFLAVATNPRSTFSVDVDAASYGNVRRFITQGQRPPADAVRIEELVNYFPYDVPAPRGDDPIAITTEVAPAPWRPEHRLVRIALRARPIDVAQLPPSNLVFLIDVSGSMDEPNKLPLVKRALRLLVDQLRPQDRVAIVVYAGAAGLVLPSTSGEDKARIAEAIDRLEAGGSTAGGEGLLLAYKVARDNRVPNGTNRVILATDGDFNVGPSSDAEMERLVEAKRAEGTYLTVLGFGTGNFQDAKMEKLAKRGNGNYAYVDDLAEARKVLVRELGATLHTVADDVKLQVEFNPAAVRGYRLIGYEDRLLRDEDFADDKKDAGDVGAGHAVTALYEVVPAGVTGTVSLRGVDPLRYGAAPAPNGRGRDELLYVQLRYKRPGESTSRLMTHPVPTTVARDASTDFRFAAAVAEFGMLLRDSEHKGRATGEQVLTLARGALGDDDGGYRADFVRLVERWRGLEPTTASREK, from the coding sequence ATGCGATCGATCCTCACTCATGCCGCGGCGGCCGGCGCGCTCGCCCTCGCCGCCGTGGCTCCCTCGCACGCCCGCGCGCGGCGCGCCGACGCGATCGTCACCGGCGTCGTCCGCGACGCGGCGCGCGGCGCGGCGATCGGCAACGCGTACGTCGCTATCGCCGATCGGCAGATCACCGCGCTCACCGACGCGAGCGGCCGTTTCGTGCTGCACGTGCCGCGCGCCGCGCGCGGCGACGTCGTCGTGCTCACGGCGCGCGCGATCGGCTACGGCACGGCGACGCAGCGCGTGCGCCTCGCCGGCGACACGACGCACGTGAGCCTCACGCTCGCCGCCGCGTCCGTGCAGCTCTCGGCGGTCGTCACGGGCGCCGCGGCGGGGGCAGCCGACGCGCAAGGCGCGCCTAACGTCTCGTACGCGCCGAGCACGCGGCAGCGGGCGCGGGTGATGCAGGGCGCGGCGGGCAAGCGCATCGGCCGCGGCACCGTGCGCGGTACGATGGGCGGCACCCTGCGCGACACCGCGCGCCCCGAGCCGTTGGGCGAGCGCGCGCCGGTCGATCGCGAGGGCTACGACCGCATCGAGGACAACCCGTTCCTCGCCGTCGCGACGAATCCGCGCTCGACGTTCTCGGTCGACGTCGACGCCGCGTCGTACGGCAACGTGCGGCGCTTCATCACGCAGGGCCAGCGGCCGCCGGCGGACGCGGTGCGCATCGAGGAGCTCGTGAACTACTTCCCGTACGACGTGCCCGCGCCGCGCGGCGACGACCCGATCGCCATCACCACCGAGGTCGCGCCCGCGCCGTGGCGCCCGGAGCACCGCCTGGTGCGCATCGCGCTGCGGGCGCGCCCCATCGACGTCGCGCAGCTGCCGCCGAGCAACTTGGTGTTCCTGATCGACGTGTCGGGGTCGATGGACGAGCCGAACAAGCTGCCGCTCGTGAAGCGTGCGCTGCGCCTGCTCGTCGACCAGCTCCGCCCGCAGGACCGCGTGGCGATCGTCGTGTACGCGGGGGCCGCGGGGCTCGTGCTCCCGTCCACCAGCGGCGAGGACAAGGCGCGCATCGCCGAAGCGATCGACCGGCTCGAGGCCGGCGGCTCGACGGCGGGCGGCGAGGGACTGCTGCTCGCCTACAAGGTCGCGCGCGACAACCGGGTGCCCAACGGAACGAATCGCGTGATCCTCGCCACCGACGGCGACTTCAACGTGGGCCCGTCGAGCGACGCCGAGATGGAGCGGCTCGTCGAGGCGAAGCGCGCGGAGGGCACGTACCTCACCGTGCTCGGCTTCGGAACGGGCAACTTCCAGGACGCGAAGATGGAGAAGCTCGCGAAGCGCGGGAACGGCAACTACGCGTACGTCGACGACCTGGCCGAGGCGCGCAAGGTGCTCGTCCGCGAGCTGGGCGCCACGCTGCACACCGTGGCCGACGACGTGAAGCTGCAGGTGGAGTTCAATCCCGCCGCGGTGCGCGGCTATCGGCTCATCGGCTACGAGGACCGCCTGCTGCGCGACGAGGACTTCGCCGACGACAAGAAGGACGCCGGCGACGTCGGGGCGGGGCACGCGGTGACGGCGCTGTACGAGGTGGTGCCGGCGGGCGTGACGGGCACCGTGTCGCTGCGCGGCGTGGACCCGCTGCGCTACGGCGCGGCGCCGGCGCCTAACGGCCGCGGGCGCGACGAGCTGCTCTACGTGCAACTGCGCTACAAGCGCCCCGGGGAGTCGACGAGCCGGCTCATGACGCACCCCGTGCCGACGACGGTGGCTCGCGACGCGTCGACCGACTTCCGCTTCGCCGCCGCGGTGGCCGAGTTCGGGATGCTGCTGCGCGACTCCGAGCACAAGGGCCGCGCCACGGGCGAGCAGGTGCTGACGCTCGCCCGTGGCGCGTTAGGCGACGACGACGGCGGATACCGCGCCGACTTCGTGCGCCTCGTGGAGCGGTGGCGCGGCCTGGAGCCCACCACCGCGTCGCGGGAGAAGTGA
- a CDS encoding carboxypeptidase regulatory-like domain-containing protein, translated as MPHLDEGTAHAWLDGALSPEESARVESHVESCRDCAALVAEARGLIAGATRIVGALDIVPGGVIPTPAAAPVAPVAPVAAPRPARHPRRWMVRAAAGIAVLVGGTTVVMRSASRPQYAAADSVAYSVPAAAPGPSAAAADLATPSMAPAPTLPAPTQPVAEGAPPMGAREPALAERRASTPAIAAGSAPRTAPTDAAKLAASAPPRADAPRGTIAGMVTDPRGAPLPLASVTVAGAPQGATSDSAGRFVLPAVPAGEATVVARRLGYGPGTATVTVAPAETASTALTLSSAAVALSQTVVTGAAAAAPAATAQRMRAGRAAPRSDDRAVAGCYVVRLDATPKPDSARSLGLPMRLRLDAPPRAGARWSLDADGTLRVTLGTAPTSLVLRAADDGWSGTATADGRSAPVSLTRASDCEAR; from the coding sequence GCGCTGTCGCCGGAGGAATCGGCGCGCGTCGAGTCGCACGTCGAGAGCTGCCGCGATTGTGCCGCACTGGTGGCCGAAGCGCGCGGGCTGATCGCCGGCGCGACGCGCATTGTCGGCGCGCTGGACATCGTGCCGGGCGGGGTGATCCCGACCCCCGCGGCAGCGCCCGTCGCGCCCGTCGCGCCCGTCGCCGCTCCGCGTCCCGCGCGCCACCCGCGCCGGTGGATGGTGCGCGCCGCGGCGGGGATCGCGGTCCTCGTCGGCGGTACCACGGTCGTCATGCGCTCCGCGTCGCGGCCGCAGTACGCGGCGGCCGACTCGGTCGCCTACAGCGTTCCGGCCGCGGCACCGGGTCCGAGCGCGGCGGCGGCCGATCTCGCGACGCCGTCGATGGCGCCCGCGCCGACGCTCCCGGCGCCGACGCAGCCCGTCGCGGAGGGGGCACCGCCGATGGGAGCGCGGGAGCCGGCCCTCGCGGAGCGGCGCGCGTCCACGCCGGCGATCGCGGCGGGTAGCGCGCCGCGGACCGCACCCACCGATGCGGCGAAGCTCGCCGCGTCGGCCCCACCGCGCGCCGACGCGCCGCGCGGCACGATCGCCGGCATGGTGACCGATCCCCGCGGCGCCCCGCTGCCGCTCGCGAGCGTGACCGTCGCCGGCGCGCCGCAGGGCGCGACGAGCGACTCGGCCGGCCGGTTCGTGCTCCCCGCGGTGCCCGCGGGCGAGGCGACGGTCGTCGCTCGGCGCCTCGGCTACGGGCCCGGAACGGCGACCGTCACCGTCGCGCCGGCGGAGACGGCGAGCACCGCGCTCACCCTCTCTTCGGCCGCCGTCGCGCTCTCCCAGACCGTCGTCACCGGTGCGGCGGCGGCGGCGCCGGCCGCCACGGCGCAGCGCATGCGCGCCGGCCGCGCCGCGCCCCGGAGCGACGACCGCGCCGTCGCGGGCTGCTACGTCGTGCGCCTGGACGCGACGCCGAAGCCCGACAGCGCGCGCTCGCTCGGGCTGCCGATGCGGCTGCGCCTCGACGCGCCGCCGCGCGCGGGCGCGCGCTGGTCGCTCGACGCCGACGGCACGCTGCGCGTCACGTTAGGCACCGCGCCGACGTCGCTCGTGCTGCGCGCCGCCGACGACGGCTGGTCGGGGACGGCGACGGCCGACGGGCGGAGCGCGCCCGTGTCGCTCACGCGCGCGTCGGACTGCGAGGCGCGGTGA